In Helianthus annuus cultivar XRQ/B chromosome 9, HanXRQr2.0-SUNRISE, whole genome shotgun sequence, the following are encoded in one genomic region:
- the LOC110878106 gene encoding AAA-ATPase ASD, mitochondrial, with protein MMGEMTLMAVAMGAWAMFLQLFPGQLRRDARRYVNKLVSYLYPYVEITFHEFQADTWFERSEAFEAIERYLSANSSKMAKRLKANVVKDCKSVVLSMDENEEVTDEFNGIQIWWTSNKDTPEQRALFSYRGDEENRFYRLTCKREHRDIITKDYVKHVLDEGKAIAVRTRQRKLYTNNKTEKWSRFKRTMWSHIIFEHPSTFDTLAMDPKKKKEILNDLITFSKSQDYYKKVGKSWKRGYLLYGPPGTGKSSMIAAMANLLDYDIYDLELASVKDNTDLRKLLIDTSTKSIIVIEDIDCSLNLTGQRKEKKEEGKEDKDPVEKKVEEELEDKKKKGSEVTLSGLLNFIDGLWSACGSERLIIFTTNYVEKLDPALIRRGRMDKHIEMSYCCYETFKVLAKNYLDLDSHKLFETIRRMLGETQMTPADVAENLMPKSDEETPEICLNNLIKSLEDTKEAARLKALEDARIKAEEEEASKKKEENGEKEQEIDAKLADEEGNKASQGAAVDAKENGVMNP; from the coding sequence ATGATGGGGGAGATGACGCTGATGGCCGTAGCTATGGGCGCTTGGGCCATGTTCCTGCAACTGTTTCCAGGCCAACTTCGAAGGGATGCCAGAAGATATGTTAACAAACTTGTTAGTTATCTGTACCCTTACGTCGAAATCACTTTTCATGAATTCCAAGCAGACACTTGGTTCGAACGAAGCGAGGCGTTTGAAGCTATAGAACGGTACCTCAGTGCCAACTCCTCGAAAATGGCTAAAAGGCTCAAGGCAAATGTAGTCAAGGATTGCAAATCTGTTGTCCTGAGCATGGATGAGAATGAAGAAGTCACAGACGAGTTCAACGGCATCCAAATCTGGTGGACCTCGAACAAAGACACCCCTGAACAGCGAGCTCTCTTTTCGTATCGTGGTGATGAAGAGAATCGGTTCTACCGGCTCACTTGCAAAAGAGAACACCGTGATATCATCACTAAAGATTATGTGAAACATGTGCTAGATGAGGGGAAGGCTATTGCGGTAAGAACAAGGCAACGCAAGCTCTATACCAACAATAAGACTGAAAAGTGGTCCAGATTCAAGAGAACTATGTGGAGCCACATCATATTTGAGCACCCTTCTACCTTTGATACGCTTGCAATGGATCCCAAAAAGAAGAAGGAGATTTTGAACGATTTAATAACGTTCAGCAAGTCACAAGACTACTACAAGAAGGTGGGCAAGTCATGGAAGCGAGGATATCTTCTTTATGGTCCACCAGGTACCGGAAAGTCTAGTATGATTGCGGCCATGGCTAACCTTCTCGACTATGATATCTATGATCTTGAATTAGCATCTGTGAAAGACAACACAGATTTGAGGAAGTTACTGATTGATACATCAACTAAGTCGATAATAGTGATTGAAGATATCGATTGCTCGCTTAATCTTACCGGACAGAGAAAGGAGAAGAAAGAAGAGGGTAAAGAAGATAAGGATCcagttgagaaaaaggttgaagaGGAATTAGAGGATAAGAAGAAAAAGGGAAGTGAAGTGACTCTATCCGGATTGTTGAACTTCATTGATGGGTTATGGTCAGCTTGTGGCAGTGAGAGGTTGATCATATTCACAACTAATTATGTTGAAAAGCTTGATCCAGCTCTTATTAGGAGAGGGCGGATGGATAAGCATATTGAGATGTCCTATTGTTGCTATGAAACGTTTAAGGTTCTTGCAAAGAACTATCTAGATCTTGACTCACACAAGTTGTTTGAAACCATCCGCCGGATGTTGGGGGAGACACAGATGACTCCAGCAGACGTTGCCGAAAATTTGATGCCAAAGTCTGATGAAGAGACTCCTGAAATTTGCTTGAACAACTTGATCAAATCTTTGGAGGACACAAAAGAAGCAGCAAGACTTAAAGCTCTTGAAGATGCCAGGATCAAAGCTGAGGAGGAAGAAGCAagtaaaaagaaagaagaaaatggTGAAAAGGAACAAGAGATTGATGCAAAGTTAGCTGATGAAGAAGGAAACAAGGCTAGTCAAGGAGCTGCAGTGGATGCAAAAGAAAACGGTGTGATGAATCCATGA